The Halalkalibaculum roseum genome window below encodes:
- a CDS encoding hybrid sensor histidine kinase/response regulator transcription factor — translation MQFLKGFILSVFCLIASDAFSQEVNFRHITIDDGLSQNAVYAILQDSRGFMWFGTKDGLNRYDGRNFVVYQHNPFDSTSISNAYVTRLVEDRNANIWTGSLTGDINILNTETGIFCKVPLENETGESLVTNEITDIAEGVDGNMWIATKGDGLIEILVDKSDGCNYGYRQYLHDPANDRSLNSNRVGNLFFDEDQTFWIGTEEGLNQFQESSTAFTRTQFDTKHPEAPAGSGEHKITAMHVSRAGTFWIGVQSGLVKFDRYSGNYEFYPNKYEVFEYGWGSINRIAEDQNGQLWLGTVAGLMRFDPSTKQYTYYQHKPFDPQSLSFNIISSLLIDDTGILWAGTSGLGINIHDFKANRFSTLKRTPDPSSRIAGFSIRSILEDNSGDVWISADVLYRWNRQTGDLKSYEAGSGMIDKFGNTGAYSMIQASDGMLWFASSQGLFRLNPNTNQTKLYKYLPGDDSGLRDQEVNAVFEDRDGTIWIATYNYFSKMIDEQAGSFQHFRYRSSEYSIGIARPVIFQDINGIFWLGTAEGLIRFDTKSETFTTFLNNPDQPNSLSNNHIKSILEDPAQPEQYLWIGTSGGLNKFDYRAGTFEHITEQDGLPNEVVYGILPDGAGNLWLSTNKGLSRFNPERMTFRNFDVKDGLQSNEFNTGAYFRSDSGELFFGGIQGLNYFYPDDIYDNPHQPPVVLTGIKLGAHPISYKTDRGLLDAAVSEVDHITFSHRDDVISFEFAALDFSSPEKNEYAYKLEGFNEEWIQSGNLASATYTNLPHGEYTFRVKGSNNDGIWNEEGLALAVIVTPPWWHTWWAYGLYLIVFVSVLYSLRRYELNRFNLKNELEIEKIQTGTLRNLDQLKSQFFANISHEFRTPLTLILGQTETLLQAEEDRKKKEKLLSVNTNAERLLGLINQLLELSKLEAGKMELQTSQHNIVSFLKNIFFSFESLADANQIQLNFYSSRPVINMDFDDQKMEQVFLNLFSNAFKFTESGGRIDLSIDLPVSGLIEIRMKDTGMGIPEEQLPHIFDRFYQADQTVTRKHEGTGIGLALARELIELHQGSISAFSEIGVGTEFVIQFPLVDSDVQNQEEKELSVQASSTAKEEYPALPDFGSILSENEEIVLIVEDNAEVRSFIREQLEDDYKIMEAANGREGVEVSQASIPDLIITDLMMPEMDGYRFSEKIRNNEKTSHIPVIMLTARAGLDAKIEGLEVGIDAFLTKPYHTRELKTRVKTLIEQRKNLRKQYSKATYFKPSAIAESKVDQAFLKKAIDVINEHLQDEEYRVEHLAYSLNMSVSQLNRKLNALVEQPAGTFIRSIRLQRSTELLNQTDKTIAEVCFEVGFNDQAYFSRAFKKQYGKSPSAFRKLSI, via the coding sequence ATGCAATTTCTAAAAGGATTCATATTATCGGTTTTCTGTCTGATTGCTTCGGATGCATTCTCGCAAGAGGTTAACTTTCGACATATAACCATAGACGATGGCCTGTCACAAAATGCCGTCTATGCTATTCTTCAGGACAGTCGCGGTTTTATGTGGTTCGGTACCAAAGACGGGCTGAACCGGTATGACGGCCGTAATTTTGTGGTTTATCAGCACAATCCATTCGACTCCACCTCCATTTCCAATGCGTATGTTACCAGGTTGGTTGAAGATAGGAATGCAAATATCTGGACCGGTTCATTAACCGGGGATATCAATATTTTAAATACAGAAACCGGAATTTTCTGTAAAGTCCCATTGGAAAATGAGACAGGAGAAAGTTTAGTAACCAATGAAATTACGGATATTGCGGAGGGCGTTGACGGAAATATGTGGATCGCGACCAAAGGCGACGGACTGATTGAAATTCTTGTAGATAAGAGTGATGGCTGCAATTACGGCTATAGGCAATATCTGCACGACCCGGCCAACGATCGTAGTCTGAACAGTAACAGGGTGGGCAATCTGTTTTTTGATGAAGATCAAACATTTTGGATTGGCACAGAGGAAGGCCTCAATCAATTCCAGGAAAGCAGTACGGCATTTACCCGAACTCAGTTTGATACCAAACACCCGGAAGCACCTGCAGGCTCGGGAGAACACAAAATCACAGCCATGCATGTAAGTCGTGCCGGTACTTTTTGGATTGGAGTCCAAAGCGGACTTGTAAAGTTTGACCGGTACTCCGGCAACTACGAATTCTATCCAAATAAGTATGAGGTTTTCGAGTATGGATGGGGAAGTATCAATAGAATTGCGGAAGACCAAAACGGGCAACTCTGGCTTGGAACTGTCGCAGGACTGATGCGCTTCGATCCCTCTACAAAACAATACACCTATTATCAGCACAAGCCGTTTGATCCGCAGTCTCTCAGTTTTAATATCATCTCCAGTCTTTTGATAGATGACACCGGTATTCTTTGGGCGGGAACCTCGGGTCTCGGCATTAATATTCATGATTTCAAAGCAAACCGGTTTTCAACGCTTAAAAGAACTCCGGACCCTTCCTCACGAATCGCAGGTTTTAGCATTCGCTCCATACTAGAAGACAATTCAGGTGATGTCTGGATAAGTGCAGATGTTTTGTACCGTTGGAACCGCCAAACCGGGGATCTCAAAAGCTATGAAGCGGGTTCCGGTATGATCGATAAATTCGGAAATACCGGTGCCTATTCCATGATTCAGGCATCGGATGGAATGCTTTGGTTTGCTTCATCACAGGGATTATTCCGGCTCAATCCGAATACCAATCAAACCAAGCTTTATAAATATTTACCGGGAGACGATTCCGGCCTTCGCGATCAGGAAGTAAATGCTGTGTTTGAAGACCGTGACGGAACGATCTGGATAGCCACGTACAATTACTTTAGCAAAATGATAGATGAGCAGGCGGGTTCATTCCAACACTTTCGATACCGGTCGTCGGAATACTCTATCGGGATAGCCCGTCCGGTCATATTCCAGGATATAAATGGAATATTTTGGCTGGGAACCGCAGAAGGGCTGATTCGTTTTGACACCAAAAGTGAAACCTTTACCACCTTTTTAAACAATCCCGATCAGCCCAATAGCCTTAGTAACAATCATATAAAATCTATCCTTGAAGATCCCGCTCAACCCGAACAGTATCTCTGGATTGGCACCTCAGGCGGGCTCAATAAGTTCGATTACAGAGCGGGGACCTTTGAACACATCACTGAGCAAGATGGCCTGCCCAATGAAGTAGTTTATGGGATACTGCCTGATGGTGCTGGGAATCTCTGGCTGAGTACAAACAAAGGGCTTTCCCGGTTCAACCCGGAACGTATGACATTTCGAAATTTTGACGTTAAGGACGGTCTCCAGAGCAATGAGTTTAATACCGGTGCCTATTTCCGCAGCGATAGCGGCGAGCTTTTTTTCGGTGGAATACAGGGACTCAACTATTTTTATCCGGACGATATTTATGACAACCCACATCAACCCCCGGTAGTACTTACCGGGATCAAACTGGGTGCCCACCCGATCTCTTATAAAACAGATCGCGGCTTGCTCGATGCTGCAGTTTCCGAAGTTGATCACATCACATTTTCACACCGCGATGACGTAATTTCATTTGAATTTGCTGCTCTTGACTTCTCTTCTCCTGAAAAGAATGAATACGCATATAAGCTTGAAGGATTTAATGAAGAATGGATACAATCCGGCAATCTTGCCTCCGCAACTTATACCAATCTGCCGCATGGCGAATATACATTCCGGGTAAAGGGCTCGAATAATGACGGTATCTGGAATGAAGAGGGACTGGCTTTGGCAGTAATCGTGACTCCCCCATGGTGGCACACCTGGTGGGCGTATGGTCTGTATCTGATAGTTTTTGTTTCCGTACTTTATTCCTTGCGGCGATACGAACTGAACCGCTTTAATTTAAAAAATGAGCTCGAGATTGAAAAAATTCAAACCGGCACGCTTAGAAATCTCGACCAGCTAAAATCACAATTCTTTGCAAACATTTCTCATGAGTTCAGAACACCACTGACTCTCATTTTGGGTCAGACCGAAACCTTGCTTCAGGCTGAGGAGGACCGCAAGAAGAAAGAAAAATTGCTCTCCGTTAATACCAACGCAGAACGGCTGCTAGGCCTTATTAACCAGCTCCTGGAATTATCCAAACTGGAGGCCGGAAAAATGGAGTTGCAAACAAGTCAACATAACATCGTTTCATTCCTCAAAAATATCTTTTTCTCGTTTGAGTCACTTGCAGATGCCAATCAAATCCAGCTCAATTTCTATTCATCACGACCTGTCATAAACATGGATTTTGATGATCAAAAAATGGAACAGGTATTTTTAAACCTGTTTTCCAACGCGTTCAAATTTACTGAATCCGGCGGTCGTATCGATCTTTCAATAGACCTGCCGGTTTCTGGGTTGATTGAAATTCGGATGAAGGATACCGGAATGGGCATTCCGGAAGAACAACTGCCGCATATTTTTGACCGATTTTACCAGGCCGACCAAACGGTAACACGCAAACATGAAGGCACGGGTATCGGCCTTGCGCTGGCCCGGGAGTTGATAGAGCTCCATCAAGGCTCAATCAGTGCGTTTAGCGAGATAGGAGTTGGAACCGAATTTGTGATTCAATTTCCTTTGGTTGATTCTGATGTTCAGAATCAAGAAGAAAAGGAGCTGAGTGTGCAGGCTTCCTCCACTGCTAAAGAAGAGTACCCCGCCCTGCCCGATTTCGGGAGCATATTGTCAGAAAACGAAGAGATTGTCCTGATCGTGGAAGACAATGCTGAAGTTCGCTCTTTTATCCGTGAACAGCTTGAAGATGATTACAAAATAATGGAGGCTGCAAACGGAAGAGAAGGAGTTGAAGTTTCTCAGGCTTCAATTCCCGATCTGATTATCACCGACCTAATGATGCCTGAAATGGATGGCTACCGGTTCAGTGAAAAAATTCGAAATAACGAAAAAACCAGCCACATCCCTGTTATTATGCTCACTGCCCGGGCCGGGCTGGATGCAAAAATCGAAGGCCTTGAAGTTGGTATAGACGCCTTCTTGACCAAACCCTATCATACTCGGGAATTGAAAACTCGGGTTAAAACTCTTATTGAACAGCGTAAGAATCTGAGAAAACAATACAGCAAGGCTACCTATTTCAAACCTTCAGCTATTGCAGAGAGTAAGGTTGATCAGGCTTTCTTGAAGAAAGCTATTGATGTAATCAATGAGCATCTTCAAGATGAGGAATACCGTGTAGAACACTTGGCATACTCCCTCAATATGAGCGTTTCCCAGCTCAACAGGAAACTAAATGCCCTCGTAGAGCAACCGGCCGGTACTTTTATACGGTCAATACGACTACAGCGTTCAACTGAGCTGCTTAATCAGACGGATAAGACCATCGCCGAAGTCTGCTTCGAAGTGGGATTTAATGACCAAGCCTATTTTTCCCGCGCTTTCAAGAAACAGTATGGCAAAAGCCCGTCAGCATTTAGGAAGTTGTCTATTTGA
- a CDS encoding NAD-dependent epimerase/dehydratase family protein, translating to MKTVGIIGGSGYIGSYVTKIFLANGFSVRVSATDIKKQKKYSHLRTLPGAENLDIYPLDTRDITSLRTFVDGCDIVVHGGTPFQLDVKDPAKDLFEPTIKGTENFLSLIDETSTVKKIVIIASVASYNTGYPMPVAGQPADYLYTESDEPHLNEEGHPYAQAKYYADQVVRKYIADHPNSDVDIVSVYPVGVMGPALSNRDDSTSMGLQYLFKNKIAPNPFVQMLFDTDTEFAIVDVRDVAEGIYRAAITDGLHGKQYYLSNESWKVSDITRMLNNEPASDEPRFVYSGIAAEQDLGISYKPAHVSFGDYAAASGG from the coding sequence ATGAAAACAGTAGGTATAATCGGCGGGTCGGGCTATATCGGCAGCTATGTCACAAAAATCTTCCTTGCCAATGGGTTCAGCGTCCGGGTATCGGCTACGGATATAAAAAAACAGAAGAAGTACAGTCATTTAAGAACCTTACCCGGAGCGGAAAATCTGGATATTTATCCGCTGGATACACGGGATATCACTTCACTCAGGACTTTTGTAGATGGATGTGATATAGTGGTGCACGGCGGTACTCCTTTTCAGCTCGACGTGAAGGATCCTGCAAAAGACTTATTCGAGCCGACTATAAAAGGAACTGAAAACTTTCTTAGCCTCATAGATGAAACTTCCACGGTAAAAAAAATAGTCATTATTGCCTCTGTTGCTTCGTACAATACCGGGTATCCAATGCCGGTGGCAGGTCAACCTGCTGATTATCTCTACACCGAAAGCGATGAACCTCATCTCAACGAAGAAGGGCATCCCTACGCGCAGGCTAAATATTATGCCGACCAGGTGGTTCGGAAATATATTGCAGATCATCCGAATTCGGATGTTGATATCGTGAGTGTCTACCCGGTTGGGGTGATGGGCCCTGCCCTCTCAAATCGCGATGATTCCACGTCTATGGGATTGCAATACCTGTTTAAGAATAAGATTGCCCCAAATCCCTTTGTGCAAATGCTGTTCGATACCGACACCGAGTTTGCCATCGTGGATGTGCGCGACGTGGCTGAGGGTATTTACAGGGCGGCAATCACAGACGGTCTGCACGGGAAACAGTACTACCTGAGCAACGAGAGCTGGAAAGTATCCGACATCACCAGAATGCTGAACAATGAGCCGGCCAGCGATGAACCCAGGTTTGTGTATAGCGGAATAGCGGCTGAGCAGGATTTAGGAATATCATACAAACCCGCACACGTATCATTTGGTGATTATGCAGCGGCAAGCGGTGGTTAA
- a CDS encoding response regulator, with translation MKILVVDDERDVEMLFRQKFRKEIRSGFIELEFAFSGQEAMELLHNSQPPDVLYIFSDINMPGMSGLELLEQVKKEFPDIQVSMISAYGDDENYQNAINAGAKEFFTKPINFESLRAEVHQINESSD, from the coding sequence ATGAAAATATTAGTTGTTGATGATGAACGAGACGTGGAAATGCTGTTCCGGCAAAAATTCAGGAAAGAGATCCGCAGCGGATTTATTGAGCTTGAATTTGCTTTTTCGGGTCAGGAAGCGATGGAGCTTTTACACAACAGTCAGCCACCGGACGTTCTCTACATTTTCTCGGATATCAATATGCCCGGGATGTCGGGCCTGGAATTACTTGAACAGGTAAAAAAAGAATTTCCTGACATCCAGGTGAGTATGATTTCAGCTTACGGTGATGATGAAAATTATCAGAATGCCATTAATGCCGGCGCCAAAGAGTTTTTTACCAAACCGATTAATTTCGAGTCTCTAAGAGCAGAAGTCCATCAAATAAACGAATCGTCCGACTGA
- a CDS encoding ScyD/ScyE family protein — MQFLKNGISLLVIVIFVYILAGCNDVATNADKDQALTIDASKAKKSEQMDRRADSYTFNPPVFSIDATPSGGIILAETVFPGTEVPPPGTSTTVVKEIQINGKVKTVTELTTVTNSPINGLESIGNGNFFATGGGLDKAVGAKVFHASNGSQRLIGDIEKYETDNDPDANAGLGWKIPACEENPGAGFTAGPQSNPYGVASLGGNEALVADAAGNALYWTKANGQLELVATLTPPTESGIGSSNSEDWLVLFPLGEESNCYVQPVATSVAVGPNGDYYVGELTGVTPTNIGLEEDGPTTGLSRIWRIDAGARDAICPSDQCEVVASGLTSVLDLEFGADGWLYLVEYDKNGWFPATQTPPVTAGGTIKRCDVLGGGDCEVVYGSDETVIYPSGITFDKWNTLWLLKENLFNPTVMKVSLD; from the coding sequence ATGCAATTTCTAAAGAATGGAATATCCTTACTTGTCATAGTAATCTTTGTTTACATCCTGGCCGGGTGCAATGATGTAGCCACCAATGCAGATAAAGATCAAGCTTTGACCATAGATGCTTCAAAAGCCAAAAAATCAGAGCAAATGGATCGCAGAGCCGATTCATACACCTTTAATCCACCCGTATTTAGTATCGATGCAACACCTAGCGGTGGCATCATACTGGCCGAGACCGTTTTTCCGGGTACTGAGGTACCTCCGCCGGGTACGTCAACAACTGTGGTGAAAGAGATCCAAATCAACGGCAAGGTAAAGACTGTAACTGAATTAACTACTGTAACGAATTCTCCGATCAACGGATTGGAGTCTATAGGTAATGGTAATTTCTTTGCAACAGGAGGCGGCTTGGATAAAGCCGTGGGGGCAAAAGTTTTTCATGCTTCTAATGGAAGCCAGCGATTAATAGGAGATATTGAAAAATATGAAACCGATAATGATCCGGATGCAAACGCCGGGCTCGGGTGGAAGATTCCTGCATGTGAGGAAAATCCGGGTGCAGGTTTCACAGCCGGTCCACAATCTAATCCATATGGTGTGGCAAGTCTTGGTGGGAATGAAGCTCTTGTCGCAGACGCAGCAGGCAATGCTCTATACTGGACCAAAGCAAACGGGCAGCTAGAACTGGTTGCAACGTTAACACCTCCCACCGAATCGGGTATCGGATCCAGCAATTCCGAAGATTGGCTTGTATTGTTTCCGTTGGGAGAAGAAAGCAACTGTTATGTTCAGCCGGTGGCTACTTCAGTGGCTGTTGGGCCAAATGGTGATTACTATGTAGGAGAGCTCACAGGAGTTACCCCCACAAATATTGGTTTGGAGGAAGATGGTCCAACCACAGGTCTTTCCAGAATTTGGAGAATAGACGCCGGTGCCCGTGATGCAATATGTCCCTCAGATCAATGTGAAGTAGTAGCAAGCGGATTAACATCTGTACTTGACCTTGAGTTTGGTGCCGACGGGTGGTTATATCTCGTTGAGTATGATAAAAACGGTTGGTTCCCTGCAACACAAACTCCACCGGTTACAGCAGGGGGAACCATTAAAAGATGTGACGTACTCGGAGGGGGAGACTGCGAGGTAGTTTATGGCTCAGATGAAACGGTTATATATCCATCTGGTATTACCTTTGATAAATGGAACACACTTTGGTTGCTTAAAGAAAACCTGTTTAATCCGACAGTTATGAAAGTAAGTTTGGATTAA
- a CDS encoding RrF2 family transcriptional regulator: MFSTSCDYGLQAMLYLALHYSDEENIGLNSIVEKLDIPKHYLSKILQVLVKHKLLVSMKGPKGGFRLNRPPSEISLIEIVEAIDGLDIFNECGIGFKKCDDKHPCPIHQEYKEIRNKIQTLFENKTLEELTKDVKSGESIVSLGHKVTSK, translated from the coding sequence ATGTTTTCAACCTCTTGTGATTATGGTCTGCAGGCGATGCTCTACCTGGCACTGCATTATTCCGATGAAGAGAATATTGGCCTTAACAGCATTGTCGAAAAACTGGACATCCCCAAGCACTACCTTAGCAAGATACTTCAGGTACTGGTAAAACATAAATTGCTGGTATCCATGAAAGGTCCCAAAGGTGGATTCAGACTCAACCGCCCGCCCTCCGAAATCTCTCTTATTGAAATTGTTGAAGCTATTGACGGGTTGGATATTTTCAATGAGTGCGGCATTGGTTTTAAAAAATGCGACGACAAACATCCCTGTCCCATCCACCAGGAGTACAAGGAGATACGCAACAAAATACAGACCCTATTTGAAAACAAGACACTGGAAGAGCTCACCAAGGATGTAAAGAGCGGCGAAAGCATTGTATCACTGGGACACAAAGTGACTTCAAAATAG
- a CDS encoding 4Fe-4S dicluster domain-containing protein, with the protein MALRITDACINCGYCIAECPNQAIYEPGMKWSLAEGTQLRGEVKVGRNKFLNADQLYPPLSYNFHYIVPEKCSECMGVFDEPQCNVVCPDPLSFRKFRNNEKLIDLIQKQSTLNLELI; encoded by the coding sequence ATGGCATTACGAATAACAGATGCCTGTATTAACTGCGGATATTGCATTGCTGAATGTCCGAATCAGGCTATTTACGAACCCGGTATGAAGTGGTCGCTGGCCGAAGGCACGCAGCTCCGAGGTGAGGTAAAGGTTGGCCGCAACAAGTTTCTGAATGCCGACCAATTGTACCCGCCGCTTTCCTACAACTTCCACTATATAGTACCTGAAAAATGCTCAGAGTGTATGGGAGTATTTGATGAGCCTCAATGCAACGTGGTGTGTCCTGACCCATTGAGTTTTAGAAAATTCAGAAACAACGAAAAGTTAATTGACCTAATTCAAAAACAGTCCACACTGAATCTAGAGCTGATTTGA
- a CDS encoding RrF2 family transcriptional regulator: MFSASCHYGLQAMFYIALHSSDEKNVDLNRIAEEKKIPKHFLSKILQMLVKDKLLVSMKGPTGGYKLSRPADEITLLEIVDAIDGLDIFDQCGIGFRKCNPDKPCPIHNDYKRIRDRVYRLFEDKTLVSLNEEIKSGNSMSKIVEPSD, translated from the coding sequence ATGTTTTCTGCATCATGTCATTACGGTCTGCAAGCGATGTTTTATATCGCACTGCATTCGTCTGATGAGAAAAATGTGGATCTGAATAGAATTGCGGAGGAGAAAAAAATCCCAAAGCACTTCCTGAGCAAAATATTGCAGATGCTTGTCAAGGATAAATTACTGGTATCCATGAAAGGGCCGACCGGTGGCTACAAATTAAGTCGCCCCGCAGATGAAATCACTCTGCTTGAAATCGTAGACGCCATAGACGGGCTTGACATTTTCGATCAATGCGGTATTGGCTTTAGAAAATGCAATCCGGATAAACCCTGTCCCATCCACAATGATTACAAAAGAATCAGGGATCGGGTATACAGGCTTTTTGAGGATAAGACCCTGGTAAGCCTCAACGAAGAAATTAAAAGCGGCAACAGCATGAGCAAAATCGTGGAACCCTCAGATTAG